The Candidatus Desulfarcum epimagneticum genome contains a region encoding:
- a CDS encoding conserved hypothetical protein (Evidence 4 : Unknown function but conserved in other organisms), with protein sequence MVTTHMTDIVHEFKQAVAAKYTVTDMWLFGSNARGDATEESDIDIFLQLADLTKDMEQDVYNMAYDLELKYDCLIDVILLSDAVVKTHSNHLPIYRNILREGVRL encoded by the coding sequence ATGGTCACGACACATATGACCGACATTGTTCATGAGTTCAAACAGGCTGTCGCCGCCAAATATACCGTGACTGATATGTGGTTGTTCGGCTCCAATGCGCGAGGAGACGCGACGGAAGAGTCGGATATTGATATTTTTCTTCAGCTCGCCGATCTCACGAAGGATATGGAGCAGGATGTGTATAATATGGCCTATGATTTAGAACTGAAATACGATTGTTTGATTGACGTTATTCTGCTCTCAGACGCCGTCGTCAAAACACATTCCAACCACTTGCCGATCTACCGCAATATTCTGCGGGAGGGGGTGCGTCTATGA
- a CDS encoding conserved membrane hypothetical protein (Evidence 4 : Unknown function but conserved in other organisms), whose translation MELKTSLYIALVIFGLGVVYKVSTWFRHSLSPQAEAFGPGKRIAAVLKGISGTLFGPGILTLGRVLVLDVILQRRILRESALRWAMHMCIYGGFMALLFMHALGFMFFADFQSTVNPFLFLRDLFGVIVVVGLGISFYRRHILKIPRLVNNAMDHYMVAILAAIMLTGFLLQASQITSHSVYEQMVQDYSDIEDEDELKALEAFWVENYGVVSPGSKPPFDADLLELGAEANEMNCADCHAPAQAAFVSYAVSAGIRPIALYLNRIGFHDILYYFHFWLCLIGLAYLPFSRMFHIIVSPISLLANAVADPEKSDPAVVAVRQIMELDACTHCGTCSVNCFVGVMFEEAGNANILPSEKLASVKKFVAGKTCETDVGDIQEGLMMCANCRNCTVVCPVGINLQELWFSARETALKEGGPQMMALSSFSFYRGLKKEEIESGDYAAPADRATQALEEKFADFGEADISVNLEEGESEFKKSLSRLSINGNTFASCFACTTCTSVCPVANQYEDSPGDLGIGPHQIIHSAVMGFDDLIFRSKMLWSCLGCYECQEACPQGVPVTDVFYEIKNMAARRIKEDSQRV comes from the coding sequence GTGGAGTTAAAAACAAGTCTTTACATTGCTCTTGTCATTTTCGGTTTGGGCGTCGTTTACAAGGTTTCAACCTGGTTTCGCCACAGTCTCTCTCCGCAGGCGGAAGCGTTCGGCCCCGGGAAAAGGATCGCGGCGGTTTTGAAAGGAATTTCGGGGACCCTTTTTGGCCCCGGAATTTTGACCCTGGGGCGGGTCCTGGTTCTGGATGTGATCCTGCAGCGGCGGATATTGAGGGAGAGCGCCCTGCGATGGGCCATGCACATGTGCATATACGGCGGTTTTATGGCCCTTTTGTTCATGCACGCCCTGGGCTTTATGTTTTTTGCGGATTTCCAGTCCACCGTCAACCCCTTTCTTTTTTTAAGAGACCTGTTCGGAGTCATTGTCGTGGTCGGTCTGGGAATTTCGTTTTACCGGCGCCATATTCTGAAGATTCCAAGGCTTGTGAACAACGCCATGGACCATTACATGGTCGCCATTCTGGCCGCGATCATGCTCACCGGTTTTCTGCTCCAGGCCTCCCAGATCACCTCTCATTCGGTTTATGAGCAGATGGTGCAGGATTATTCGGACATTGAGGACGAAGACGAGCTTAAGGCCCTTGAGGCCTTCTGGGTTGAAAATTACGGCGTGGTTTCCCCCGGGTCCAAACCCCCTTTTGACGCCGATCTCCTGGAGCTGGGGGCCGAGGCCAATGAAATGAACTGCGCCGACTGCCACGCCCCGGCCCAGGCGGCCTTTGTCAGCTACGCCGTTTCCGCGGGGATCCGGCCCATCGCCTTGTATCTGAACCGGATCGGCTTTCACGACATCCTTTATTATTTTCATTTCTGGCTTTGCCTCATCGGGCTGGCCTATCTGCCGTTCAGCCGAATGTTTCATATCATCGTCAGCCCCATATCGCTTCTGGCCAACGCCGTCGCGGATCCTGAGAAATCCGATCCGGCCGTCGTCGCCGTCCGCCAGATCATGGAGCTTGACGCGTGCACGCACTGCGGAACATGCAGCGTGAACTGTTTCGTGGGGGTGATGTTTGAGGAGGCGGGAAACGCCAACATCCTTCCGTCTGAAAAACTGGCTTCGGTGAAAAAATTCGTCGCCGGCAAAACCTGCGAGACGGATGTCGGCGATATCCAGGAAGGGCTTATGATGTGCGCCAACTGCCGAAACTGCACGGTGGTGTGCCCGGTGGGAATCAACCTCCAGGAACTGTGGTTTTCGGCCCGGGAAACGGCCCTGAAAGAGGGCGGCCCCCAGATGATGGCCCTTTCTTCCTTTTCCTTTTACCGGGGCCTGAAAAAAGAGGAGATTGAATCCGGTGATTACGCGGCGCCCGCGGACAGGGCGACCCAGGCGCTTGAGGAAAAGTTCGCCGACTTCGGCGAGGCGGACATATCCGTCAACCTTGAGGAAGGGGAGAGCGAATTCAAAAAAAGCCTGTCGCGGCTTTCCATCAACGGAAACACCTTCGCCTCATGCTTCGCCTGCACGACATGCACATCCGTGTGCCCGGTGGCGAACCAGTATGAGGACTCCCCGGGGGACTTAGGGATCGGTCCGCACCAGATTATTCATTCCGCTGTGATGGGGTTTGACGATTTGATATTCAGGTCCAAAATGCTGTGGAGCTGCCTGGGATGCTATGAATGCCAGGAGGCATGCCCCCAGGGGGTTCCGGTGACCGACGTGTTTTATGAAATCAAGAACATGGCCGCAAGACGTATAAAAGAAGATTCTCAAAGAGTGTAA
- a CDS encoding conserved hypothetical protein (Evidence 4 : Unknown function but conserved in other organisms), which yields MTRFFNTAGPNNSEDHYCFPPLERFDMDEILSLIDQKKYFTLHAPRQTGKTTCILALAEHLNQQGKYKCLYCNVESAQGAREDVKRGMTAILSQIADRAEMYLRDLTVQDIWRDVLDRHGEDAALDAVISRWCVASDRPVILIIDEIDALIGDTLISVLRQLRAGYTKRPDMFPQSIILCGIRDIRDYRIHSSRTKEIITGGSAFNIKAKSFRLGDFSREEVEKLYAMHTDETGQTFDEDAMELAWEYTQGQPWLVNALGYEATFDMKKNRDRTISITAEMIRRAKENIIIRRETHIDQLVDKLKEDRVRRLIEPFLTGGKIKQNRPDDTQYLIDLGMMKRGREGLVISNPIYAEVIPRELTYTAQDNFMPLFTGLWYLNEEGRVDAEKLLSEFQQFFRENSESWIQQFDYLEAGPQLLLQAFLQRIINGGGRIEREYGLGRKRTDLLIIWPWEKGAQRIVIELKIKYGELERTISAGLEQTFEYMDKCGAETGNLIVFDRDAEKTWDEKIFQRKENYRGRMIDIWGM from the coding sequence ATGACACGATTTTTCAACACGGCGGGGCCGAACAACAGCGAGGATCATTACTGCTTTCCGCCTCTCGAACGTTTCGATATGGACGAAATATTGTCTTTGATTGATCAAAAAAAATATTTCACCCTTCACGCGCCGCGTCAGACAGGCAAAACCACCTGCATTCTCGCGCTCGCGGAGCATCTCAACCAACAGGGCAAATACAAATGCCTGTATTGCAATGTCGAATCCGCCCAGGGCGCCCGGGAGGATGTGAAAAGGGGCATGACCGCGATTTTGAGCCAAATCGCGGACAGGGCCGAAATGTATCTGCGTGACCTCACGGTTCAGGATATATGGCGGGATGTGCTGGACCGGCATGGCGAAGACGCGGCTCTCGACGCCGTCATATCAAGATGGTGCGTCGCGTCCGACAGGCCGGTCATCCTGATCATAGACGAAATAGACGCGTTGATCGGCGACACCCTGATTTCCGTCCTCCGGCAGTTGAGGGCCGGATATACCAAAAGACCGGACATGTTTCCTCAATCCATTATCCTGTGCGGAATTCGGGACATCAGAGATTACAGAATCCATTCTTCGAGAACAAAAGAGATTATCACAGGCGGCTCCGCTTTCAATATCAAGGCGAAATCGTTCAGGCTCGGGGATTTTTCCAGAGAAGAGGTGGAAAAACTGTATGCCATGCATACGGATGAAACCGGTCAGACATTTGACGAAGACGCGATGGAGCTGGCGTGGGAATATACCCAGGGACAGCCCTGGCTGGTGAATGCCCTCGGGTACGAGGCGACTTTCGATATGAAAAAAAACCGGGACAGGACCATTTCCATCACGGCGGAAATGATACGCCGGGCAAAAGAAAATATCATCATAAGACGGGAGACCCATATTGACCAGCTGGTCGACAAACTGAAGGAAGACCGGGTCAGGCGGCTGATAGAGCCGTTTCTTACGGGCGGAAAAATCAAACAAAATCGCCCCGACGACACCCAATATCTGATTGATCTGGGAATGATGAAACGAGGCCGGGAGGGGCTTGTCATCTCGAATCCGATTTACGCGGAGGTGATCCCGAGGGAATTGACCTACACGGCCCAGGATAATTTCATGCCTCTGTTCACAGGCTTATGGTATCTCAACGAAGAGGGGCGGGTTGACGCTGAAAAACTGCTCTCCGAATTTCAACAGTTTTTCAGAGAAAATTCCGAAAGCTGGATCCAGCAGTTCGACTATCTTGAAGCCGGCCCGCAGCTTTTGCTTCAGGCGTTTTTGCAGCGAATCATAAACGGCGGCGGAAGAATAGAAAGAGAATACGGACTTGGCAGAAAACGCACGGATCTTCTGATCATCTGGCCCTGGGAAAAAGGAGCGCAAAGGATCGTCATAGAGCTGAAAATCAAATATGGCGAGCTTGAGCGGACAATCAGCGCGGGGCTTGAGCAAACTTTTGAATATATGGATAAATGCGGCGCCGAAACCGGCAATCTGATTGTTTTCGACCGGGACGCGGAAAAAACGTGGGATGAAAAAATTTTTCAGCGCAAAGAGAATTATCGAGGGCGCATGATTGATATTTGGGGGATGTGA